The Mycetohabitans endofungorum genome contains a region encoding:
- the ftsL gene encoding cell division protein FtsL — protein sequence MSRLNIVLLIVVLGCALSVVNATNRQREVFIDLQRAQSQEHQLQLDYAQLQYQQSALSKTSRIERIATADLKMQPVVPGRTQYVSVDPASVPADTPPASDVGVGASGSASPSTTVGVAR from the coding sequence ATGAGCCGGCTCAATATTGTCCTGCTCATCGTTGTGTTGGGCTGCGCGCTGTCGGTCGTCAACGCGACGAACCGGCAGCGCGAGGTATTTATCGATCTTCAGCGCGCCCAGTCGCAAGAGCATCAGCTGCAGTTGGACTATGCGCAGTTGCAATACCAGCAAAGCGCATTGTCAAAGACCTCGCGCATCGAGCGTATCGCCACCGCCGACCTGAAAATGCAGCCGGTGGTGCCGGGTCGTACCCAGTATGTGAGCGTTGACCCGGCGAGCGTGCCGGCCGATACGCCGCCGGCCAGCGATGTGGGGGTTGGGGCATCTGGCTCCGCGTCGCCGAGCACCACGGTGGGAGTGGCTCGATGA
- the murD gene encoding UDP-N-acetylmuramoyl-L-alanine--D-glutamate ligase — MFGEKFGERQRPTTLVLGLGESGLAMARWCARHGCRLRVADTRAAPPNLSQLAALGIDAEFVSGAFSPTLLDGGIELVAISPGLSPLGAELAALIDAARERGIEVWGELEFFAQALCALANDGYQPKVLAITGTNGKTTTTALTALLCERAGRSVAVAGNISPAMLDKLAEAIDTAKLPDVWVLELSSFQLETSYTFEPEAAVILNITQDHLDWHGGMDAYAAAKGRVFGLRTLRVLNRDDARVMAFMPAGDAIASYLTFGLNVPQNDGDYGIQRDGGIAWLIQAYERNDASEQRATNRRRKRGGCAPDIVVKRLMPVDALRIRGLHNAANAMAALALAQSIGLPLAALLHGLREYRGEPHRVEWIGSIDGVDYVDDSKGTNVGATVAALDGLAQRIVLIAGGDGKNQDFAPLAAPVARWCRAVMLIGRDAPALRAALADTGVELALHPSLQAATRAAAAVAQPGDAVLLSPACASLDMFSGYAQRAQVFRSEVEDIAADKGGML, encoded by the coding sequence ATGTTCGGTGAGAAGTTCGGAGAACGGCAACGCCCGACGACGCTCGTGCTGGGGCTCGGCGAATCGGGGCTGGCGATGGCGCGCTGGTGCGCGCGCCACGGTTGCCGCTTGCGTGTGGCCGATACCCGCGCCGCGCCGCCGAACCTGTCGCAATTGGCAGCGCTGGGTATCGACGCCGAATTTGTCAGCGGTGCGTTCAGTCCCACGCTGCTCGATGGCGGTATCGAGTTGGTGGCCATCAGTCCCGGTTTGTCGCCGCTTGGTGCGGAACTGGCTGCGCTGATCGACGCGGCCCGCGAGCGCGGCATTGAAGTGTGGGGCGAACTCGAGTTCTTTGCGCAGGCGTTGTGCGCGTTGGCCAACGACGGCTACCAGCCCAAGGTGCTGGCGATTACCGGCACGAACGGCAAGACGACGACCACGGCGCTAACTGCGCTGCTGTGCGAGCGGGCTGGTAGGAGCGTTGCGGTGGCCGGCAACATCAGTCCGGCCATGCTGGATAAGCTGGCCGAGGCCATCGACACGGCGAAGCTGCCTGACGTCTGGGTACTGGAGCTGTCCAGCTTCCAACTCGAGACATCGTACACGTTCGAACCCGAGGCGGCGGTGATCCTCAACATCACGCAAGACCATCTGGACTGGCATGGCGGAATGGACGCCTACGCTGCCGCAAAGGGGCGGGTCTTCGGGCTGCGTACGCTGCGTGTATTGAACCGCGACGATGCGCGCGTGATGGCATTCATGCCGGCTGGCGATGCCATTGCATCGTATTTGACCTTTGGACTTAACGTGCCGCAGAACGATGGCGACTACGGTATCCAACGCGATGGAGGCATTGCGTGGCTTATCCAGGCATACGAGCGCAACGATGCATCCGAACAACGCGCGACGAATCGCCGTCGCAAGCGCGGCGGCTGCGCGCCCGATATCGTGGTCAAGCGGCTCATGCCTGTCGATGCCCTGCGCATTCGTGGTTTGCATAACGCGGCGAATGCGATGGCCGCGCTTGCCTTGGCCCAGTCGATCGGCCTGCCGCTCGCCGCGTTGCTGCACGGCTTGCGCGAGTACCGCGGCGAGCCGCATCGCGTCGAGTGGATTGGATCGATCGACGGAGTCGACTACGTCGATGACAGCAAGGGTACCAACGTCGGCGCGACCGTGGCCGCGCTTGATGGCCTCGCGCAGCGGATCGTATTGATTGCCGGCGGTGACGGCAAGAACCAGGATTTTGCGCCGCTTGCGGCGCCGGTGGCGCGCTGGTGCCGGGCTGTGATGTTGATCGGCCGTGACGCGCCTGCGCTGCGCGCGGCACTGGCTGATACCGGTGTCGAACTGGCCCTGCACCCGAGCCTGCAGGCGGCGACGCGTGCCGCGGCAGCCGTCGCCCAGCCCGGGGATGCGGTGCTGCTGTCTCCCGCGTGCGCGAGCCTGGACATGTTTTCCGGATATGCGCAGCGTGCGCAGGTGTTCCGCAGCGAAGTCGAGGACATCGCGGCCGACAAAGGAGGGATGCTATGA
- the rsmH gene encoding 16S rRNA (cytosine(1402)-N(4))-methyltransferase RsmH, whose amino-acid sequence MASAIEKPGQHRTVLLEEAVDALVTRADGIYVDGTFGRGGHSRAVLARLAPAARLIAFDKDPQAIEVARRIADPRLDVVHGSFAQLRDVLAARGGVRVSGVLLDLGVSSPQIDDPARGFSFRHDGPLDMRMDPTRGESAAQWLAHVDERELIGVIRDYGEERFAVQIAKAIVARRAESGRLGPLVRTRELAEIVARAVKTREKGQDPATRTFQAIRIHINQELAELPVVLETALESLEQGGRLVVISFHSLEDRIVKRFLQSRARAPAIDRRLPIRAADLPSPPLRILGRVFAGEAEVAANPRARSAVMRIAERVLA is encoded by the coding sequence ATGGCGTCCGCAATAGAAAAGCCGGGACAGCATCGCACGGTGCTGCTGGAAGAAGCGGTCGATGCGCTGGTCACGCGCGCCGATGGGATCTATGTCGATGGCACATTCGGCCGGGGCGGCCACAGTCGCGCGGTGCTCGCGCGGCTTGCGCCTGCCGCGCGGTTGATTGCGTTCGACAAAGACCCGCAGGCGATCGAGGTGGCACGCCGAATCGCCGATCCACGGCTGGATGTCGTGCATGGCAGCTTCGCGCAACTACGCGACGTGCTGGCGGCGCGCGGCGGTGTGCGCGTGTCGGGCGTATTGCTGGATCTGGGCGTGTCGTCGCCGCAAATCGATGATCCGGCGCGAGGTTTCAGCTTTCGCCACGATGGTCCACTGGACATGCGCATGGATCCGACGCGCGGCGAGTCCGCCGCACAATGGCTCGCGCATGTAGACGAGCGGGAATTGATAGGGGTGATACGGGATTATGGGGAAGAACGGTTTGCTGTTCAGATTGCAAAGGCGATTGTTGCTCGCCGGGCGGAATCCGGGCGTCTCGGGCCTCTCGTGCGCACACGCGAGCTTGCCGAGATCGTGGCGCGTGCCGTCAAGACCCGCGAGAAGGGCCAGGACCCGGCCACTCGCACCTTTCAAGCTATACGGATTCACATCAATCAAGAGCTTGCGGAGCTGCCGGTAGTTCTTGAGACTGCATTGGAGTCGTTGGAGCAGGGGGGCCGGTTGGTGGTCATCAGCTTTCATTCGCTAGAGGACCGCATCGTCAAGCGATTCCTTCAATCGCGCGCGCGCGCGCCGGCCATAGACCGGCGCCTGCCGATTCGCGCGGCGGACTTGCCCAGTCCGCCGTTGCGCATTCTTGGGCGTGTCTTTGCTGGCGAGGCGGAAGTGGCGGCCAACCCGCGTGCCCGCTCCGCTGTGATGCGCATCGCTGAGCGGGTGTTGGCATGA
- a CDS encoding peptidoglycan D,D-transpeptidase FtsI family protein gives MKRSAHHRRHVPFSSSPVLSVPLPMWRSKLVVFLLFVAFVALAARAFWIQGLGNAFYQKQGESRYQRTIELPATRGKILDRNGLVLATSLPVRAIWAIPESVPDDLGADKLTKLSQLLSMGEKELRAKLSQDKTFVYVKRQVPLDVAQKVASLDIPGIYARAEYKRFYPEGEITAHMIGFTNVEDEGQEGIELADQKELAGVPGSRRVIKDRIGRIVEDVDELVKPRNGQDVELSLDSKIQYIAYANLKAAVDRFKAKAGAAIVIDVKTGEVLALVNYPTYNPNDRSHMTGEQLRNRVLTDVFEPGSIMKPFTVSLALDLRRVSPTTLVDTGGGRFTLDGATITDDAGFGVLTVGGVIQKSSNIGATKIAMQLRPEEMWNMYTSIGLGQAPKVGFPGAAAGRLRPWKSWRRIEQATMSYGYGLSASLFQLGRAYTAIAHDGRIIPLTLVRGNNGDEPQGTQVFSATTARQVRAMLETVTRPGGTSPDAAVPGYRVGGKSGTAYKHVGRGYDRGKYRASFVGMAPMPNPRIVVAVSVDEPTVGSHFGGQVSGPVFSAIAGDTLRSLNVPPDMPVKQLVVSNDAKPIINVSATQRTVR, from the coding sequence ATGAAGCGCTCGGCCCATCATCGTCGTCATGTACCGTTCTCATCGAGCCCGGTGCTGTCGGTGCCCTTGCCGATGTGGCGCTCCAAGCTTGTCGTGTTTCTGCTGTTCGTCGCGTTCGTCGCACTGGCGGCGCGTGCATTCTGGATCCAGGGACTGGGCAACGCGTTTTATCAAAAGCAGGGTGAAAGCCGCTACCAGCGCACCATCGAGTTGCCGGCCACGCGCGGCAAGATCCTGGACCGCAACGGGCTAGTGTTGGCTACCAGCTTGCCGGTGCGCGCGATCTGGGCCATTCCCGAATCGGTGCCCGACGATCTGGGCGCCGATAAGCTGACGAAGCTCTCGCAGCTGTTGTCGATGGGTGAGAAAGAATTGCGCGCAAAGTTGTCGCAGGACAAGACATTCGTCTACGTGAAGCGGCAAGTGCCATTAGACGTCGCGCAGAAGGTCGCCTCACTAGACATCCCCGGCATCTACGCGCGTGCTGAATACAAGCGCTTTTATCCAGAAGGCGAGATCACTGCACATATGATCGGCTTCACCAACGTCGAGGACGAGGGGCAGGAAGGCATCGAGCTGGCGGACCAGAAGGAGTTGGCCGGCGTGCCGGGCAGCCGCCGCGTGATTAAAGACCGGATCGGGCGCATCGTCGAAGACGTCGACGAGTTGGTCAAGCCGCGCAATGGGCAGGACGTCGAGTTGTCACTGGACAGCAAGATCCAGTACATCGCGTACGCTAACCTGAAGGCGGCGGTCGATCGGTTCAAGGCGAAGGCCGGCGCGGCGATCGTCATCGACGTGAAGACGGGCGAGGTGCTCGCGCTGGTCAATTATCCGACATACAACCCGAATGACCGCTCGCACATGACCGGCGAACAGTTGCGCAACCGTGTGCTGACCGACGTGTTTGAGCCCGGCTCGATCATGAAGCCGTTTACTGTGTCGCTCGCACTAGATTTGCGCCGTGTGTCGCCGACGACGTTAGTCGATACCGGTGGGGGCCGCTTCACATTGGATGGCGCGACGATCACGGACGACGCCGGCTTTGGCGTGTTGACCGTTGGCGGTGTCATTCAGAAGTCCAGCAACATCGGTGCGACAAAGATCGCGATGCAATTGCGGCCCGAGGAAATGTGGAATATGTATACGAGCATCGGACTGGGCCAGGCGCCGAAGGTCGGCTTTCCCGGCGCGGCAGCTGGACGGTTGCGCCCTTGGAAGAGCTGGCGTCGCATCGAGCAGGCGACGATGTCGTATGGTTACGGCTTGTCCGCGTCGCTGTTCCAGCTCGGCCGGGCCTATACCGCGATCGCGCATGACGGCCGCATCATTCCGCTCACGCTGGTCAGGGGCAACAACGGTGACGAGCCGCAAGGCACGCAGGTGTTCTCGGCTACTACGGCGCGGCAGGTTCGCGCGATGCTAGAGACCGTCACGCGGCCGGGCGGCACATCGCCCGATGCGGCGGTGCCGGGATACCGCGTCGGCGGCAAGAGCGGCACTGCATACAAGCACGTGGGACGCGGCTACGACCGCGGTAAATATCGGGCGTCGTTCGTCGGCATGGCGCCGATGCCGAATCCGCGCATCGTAGTGGCAGTGTCGGTCGATGAGCCGACCGTTGGCAGTCACTTCGGCGGACAAGTCTCCGGTCCGGTCTTCTCGGCGATTGCCGGCGACACGCTGCGCTCGCTGAATGTGCCGCCCGACATGCCGGTCAAGCAGCTCGTGGTCAGCAACGACGCTAAGCCAATCATCAATGTGAGCGCGACGCAAAGGACCGTACGATGA
- the mraZ gene encoding division/cell wall cluster transcriptional repressor MraZ has product MFQGASALTLDAKGRMSVPSRYREALLGQAEGRVTITKHPDGCLLLFPWPEWEVFRNKIAALPMDAHWWRRIFLGNASDVDMDSAGRVLVSPELRAAANLEREVMLLGMGSHFELWDAQTYAAKEQAAMAQGMPDALKNFTF; this is encoded by the coding sequence GTGTTCCAGGGGGCGTCGGCGCTAACGCTCGATGCGAAGGGCCGGATGTCGGTGCCGTCGCGTTATCGGGAAGCGCTGTTAGGACAGGCAGAGGGCCGGGTAACGATCACCAAGCACCCCGATGGCTGCCTGTTGCTATTTCCATGGCCTGAATGGGAAGTGTTCCGGAACAAGATTGCCGCGTTGCCGATGGATGCGCACTGGTGGCGACGGATCTTCCTCGGTAATGCATCGGACGTCGATATGGATTCTGCGGGCCGGGTGCTCGTCTCGCCTGAGTTGCGCGCCGCTGCGAACCTGGAGCGTGAGGTGATGCTGCTCGGCATGGGTAGCCACTTCGAGTTGTGGGATGCGCAAACGTATGCTGCGAAGGAGCAGGCCGCGATGGCGCAAGGTATGCCCGACGCACTAAAGAACTTTACTTTCTGA
- a CDS encoding UDP-N-acetylmuramoyl-L-alanyl-D-glutamate--2,6-diaminopimelate ligase, with protein sequence MSRPPLTPEQIERARADVLAWLRTRLAPHAQLQADSRAVRAGDAFVSYAVDGADSRPYIADALQRGAAAVLVQAGGESPAGGPVLEVPELDQLAGHIASAWYGEPSRDMLMVGITGTNGKTTTSHWVAGALSGSGTRCAIVGTLGTGLPGQLSPTGFTTPDAPQVHRSLAALRAHGASAVSMEVSSHALHQGRVNGVAFDIAVFTNLTQDHLDYHKDLASYEAAKARLFEWPGLRAAVINRDDEAGRRLIGHLATRVRTISYGIASTRPRGDASLHAMAIRATATGTAFTVVSDWGHAELEVSTLGMFNVANLLAVLGVLLAADVPFDTALSQITRLEPVNGRMQQLGGRLQMDEPLVVVDYAHTPDALEKALDALRPIATQRGGKLVCVFGCGGERDATKRPLMGAIAERLADGVIVTSDNPRSEPPLAIIGQIVGAMREPARARTIEDRAGALLQAVRGAAAADVVLIAGKGHEATQEVMGKKRPFSDQDHARLALASRATQPRGEAQ encoded by the coding sequence ATGAGCCGCCCGCCACTGACGCCCGAACAAATCGAGCGCGCGCGGGCCGATGTGCTCGCGTGGTTGCGCACCCGGCTTGCGCCGCATGCGCAATTGCAGGCGGACAGTCGCGCAGTGCGCGCTGGCGATGCGTTCGTCTCGTATGCAGTGGACGGCGCAGACAGTCGTCCGTATATTGCCGATGCATTGCAGCGCGGCGCGGCGGCCGTGCTGGTCCAGGCCGGCGGCGAGTCTCCGGCTGGCGGACCGGTGCTTGAGGTTCCTGAACTCGATCAGCTTGCGGGCCACATTGCTAGTGCGTGGTATGGCGAGCCCAGTCGCGACATGCTGATGGTCGGCATTACGGGCACCAATGGCAAGACCACCACCAGTCACTGGGTCGCGGGCGCGCTGAGCGGCAGCGGCACCCGTTGCGCGATCGTTGGCACGTTGGGCACCGGACTGCCGGGGCAGCTTTCGCCCACCGGGTTCACGACCCCCGACGCGCCGCAGGTGCACCGCAGCCTGGCGGCGCTGCGTGCGCACGGCGCAAGCGCAGTATCGATGGAAGTGTCCTCGCATGCACTGCACCAAGGGCGCGTGAATGGCGTCGCGTTCGACATTGCGGTGTTCACTAACCTGACACAGGACCATCTCGACTATCACAAGGACCTTGCGTCGTACGAGGCCGCCAAGGCGCGGCTGTTCGAGTGGCCGGGCTTGCGCGCGGCGGTCATCAATCGCGACGACGAGGCCGGGCGCCGGCTGATCGGGCATTTGGCCACACGGGTGCGCACGATCTCGTACGGCATCGCCTCGACCAGGCCGCGCGGCGACGCTTCGCTGCATGCAATGGCGATCCGCGCGACCGCCACCGGCACCGCCTTCACGGTGGTATCCGACTGGGGGCACGCCGAACTCGAGGTGAGCACGCTCGGCATGTTCAATGTCGCCAATCTGCTCGCCGTCCTCGGCGTGCTACTGGCCGCCGACGTGCCATTCGATACGGCGCTGTCGCAAATCACGCGGCTGGAACCGGTCAACGGCCGGATGCAACAGCTCGGCGGGCGGCTGCAAATGGATGAGCCGCTGGTAGTCGTCGATTACGCACATACGCCGGACGCCTTGGAAAAGGCGCTTGACGCACTGCGGCCGATCGCCACGCAGCGGGGCGGCAAGCTCGTCTGCGTGTTCGGCTGTGGGGGCGAGCGCGATGCAACCAAGCGGCCGCTGATGGGGGCGATTGCCGAGCGGCTCGCCGACGGCGTCATCGTGACGAGTGACAACCCGCGTAGCGAGCCGCCGCTGGCCATCATCGGCCAGATCGTCGGTGCGATGCGCGAGCCGGCACGCGCGCGCACCATCGAAGATCGCGCCGGCGCGTTACTGCAGGCGGTGCGTGGCGCGGCCGCTGCTGACGTCGTGCTGATCGCCGGCAAGGGGCATGAGGCAACACAGGAAGTGATGGGCAAGAAGCGGCCGTTTTCGGATCAGGATCATGCACGCCTCGCGCTCGCGTCGCGCGCCACGCAACCTCGCGGAGAAGCCCAATGA
- the mraY gene encoding phospho-N-acetylmuramoyl-pentapeptide-transferase, which translates to MLLALAQWLQSDASYLRVINYLTFRAVMATITALLIGLVCGPAVIHKLSALKMSQAVRKDGPQTHLIKSGTPTMGGVLILIGIAVSTLLWSDLTNRFIWIVMLVTFGFGVIGWVDDYRKVVYKDPRGMSSREKYFWQSVIGLFAAVYLAFSVSEANNARVFDLFMAWVRSGFSIGLPARADLALPFLKAISYPLGVWGFIALTYFVIVGSSNAVNLTDGLDGLVIMPVVLVGAALGVFAYVMGSAVYSKYLLFPHIPGAGELLIFCSAMGGAGLAFLWYNTYPAQVFMGDVGALALGGALGTIAVIVRQEIVLFIMGGVFVAETVSVMLQVTWFRYTKRRYGEGRRIFKMAPLHHHFELSGWKETQVVVRFWIITLMLCLFGLSTLKLR; encoded by the coding sequence ATGCTATTGGCGCTGGCGCAATGGCTGCAAAGCGATGCAAGCTATTTGCGTGTGATCAACTATCTGACGTTTCGCGCGGTGATGGCGACCATCACCGCGCTGTTGATCGGACTCGTCTGCGGCCCTGCGGTGATCCACAAGCTCTCCGCGCTGAAGATGAGCCAGGCCGTGCGCAAGGATGGACCGCAGACGCATTTAATCAAGTCCGGCACGCCGACGATGGGCGGTGTGCTGATCCTGATTGGCATTGCCGTGTCGACGCTGTTGTGGAGCGACCTGACCAATCGCTTCATCTGGATTGTGATGCTGGTCACTTTTGGCTTCGGTGTGATCGGCTGGGTCGACGATTATCGTAAGGTCGTCTACAAGGACCCGCGCGGCATGTCCTCGCGCGAAAAGTACTTTTGGCAATCGGTGATCGGCTTGTTCGCCGCCGTGTATCTTGCGTTCTCGGTATCCGAGGCGAATAACGCGCGCGTGTTCGATCTGTTCATGGCGTGGGTGCGCAGCGGATTCTCAATCGGCTTGCCGGCGCGCGCCGATCTGGCCCTGCCGTTTCTGAAAGCGATCAGCTATCCGCTCGGCGTCTGGGGATTCATTGCGTTGACCTATTTCGTAATCGTCGGCTCGAGCAATGCGGTGAATTTGACCGACGGGCTGGACGGACTGGTGATCATGCCGGTCGTGCTGGTCGGGGCAGCGCTCGGCGTGTTCGCGTATGTGATGGGCAGCGCCGTCTATTCGAAGTACCTGCTGTTTCCGCATATTCCCGGCGCGGGCGAGTTACTCATCTTTTGCTCGGCGATGGGCGGTGCGGGACTCGCGTTCCTTTGGTACAACACGTACCCCGCGCAGGTATTCATGGGGGATGTCGGCGCGCTCGCGCTCGGTGGCGCGCTGGGCACCATTGCAGTGATCGTGCGGCAGGAAATCGTGCTGTTCATCATGGGCGGCGTGTTTGTCGCCGAGACCGTCTCGGTGATGTTGCAGGTCACGTGGTTCCGCTACACGAAGCGCCGCTATGGCGAGGGCCGGCGCATCTTCAAGATGGCGCCGTTGCATCACCATTTTGAGTTGTCTGGATGGAAGGAGACCCAGGTGGTCGTCCGCTTTTGGATCATCACGTTGATGTTGTGCTTGTTTGGTCTGTCCACGCTGAAATTACGGTAA
- a CDS encoding UDP-N-acetylmuramoyl-tripeptide--D-alanyl-D-alanine ligase: MTRLTLREAAALIDGATVLGDDTVAFDQVSTDSRSCGPASLFVALKGERFDAHDFLPELARRGVAAVLVSRSPGDWRVPAIRVTDTRAALGALAAGWRRRFALPLVAVTGSNGKTTVKEMIASIFAAAVGQAQRLATQGNLNNVTGVPLTLLRLAPQHRLAVVELGINHPGETQQLARIAGPTIALVNNAQREHQEFMGTVEAVALEHASVIHALPPDGTAVFPADDPYANIWRVAATGNPIVEFALRRPGAHSDAAVQGTIADTGALRIETRAGALEVSLRAPGEHNARNALAATAAALAAGVGLDAIRRGLEAFEPVNGRLQAKLAQVTPWAGATVIDDTYNANPDSMRAAIDVLAMRAAPRVLVIGDMGEVGDNGPAFHREVGAYARERGLDALYALGDASRAACTAFGPHAHHFDSAEALVSALLRQDAVASERAAGATILVKGSRFMRMERVVQALTLPTATDAPAKTGAH; encoded by the coding sequence ATGACGAGGTTGACGCTGCGCGAGGCGGCTGCACTAATCGACGGCGCCACGGTATTGGGCGACGATACGGTCGCTTTCGATCAAGTCTCAACCGACAGTCGCAGTTGCGGGCCGGCAAGTCTGTTTGTCGCGCTCAAAGGCGAGCGTTTCGACGCGCACGATTTTCTGCCGGAGCTTGCGCGGCGCGGCGTGGCCGCCGTATTGGTATCGCGTAGCCCCGGCGACTGGCGTGTGCCGGCGATCCGCGTGACCGACACACGGGCCGCGCTCGGCGCGCTTGCGGCCGGCTGGCGTCGCAGGTTTGCGTTGCCGCTGGTCGCGGTGACCGGCAGCAACGGCAAGACCACGGTCAAGGAAATGATCGCGTCGATCTTTGCCGCCGCCGTCGGTCAAGCGCAGCGGCTCGCGACGCAAGGCAACCTAAACAACGTCACCGGCGTGCCGCTCACATTGTTGCGGCTCGCGCCGCAGCATCGGCTCGCGGTCGTCGAGCTTGGCATCAATCATCCCGGCGAAACGCAACAACTCGCCCGGATTGCCGGACCCACGATCGCGCTGGTGAACAATGCCCAGCGCGAGCATCAAGAGTTCATGGGGACGGTTGAGGCCGTGGCGCTGGAGCACGCGAGCGTGATCCATGCGCTGCCGCCGGACGGCACGGCGGTGTTCCCCGCCGACGATCCGTATGCCAATATCTGGCGGGTGGCGGCCACCGGCAACCCGATCGTGGAATTCGCGCTGCGCCGGCCCGGTGCCCATAGCGATGCGGCGGTTCAGGGTACGATCGCGGACACTGGCGCATTGCGAATTGAGACCCGCGCCGGCGCGCTCGAGGTATCGTTGCGCGCGCCGGGCGAGCACAATGCGCGCAATGCGCTCGCTGCCACCGCGGCCGCCCTTGCCGCCGGCGTCGGACTGGATGCGATACGGCGCGGGCTCGAGGCCTTCGAGCCGGTCAATGGACGGCTGCAGGCCAAGCTCGCCCAAGTGACGCCATGGGCCGGCGCGACGGTTATCGACGATACCTATAATGCCAATCCGGATTCGATGCGCGCGGCGATCGACGTCCTGGCCATGCGTGCAGCGCCGCGCGTGCTGGTGATAGGCGACATGGGAGAAGTCGGTGACAACGGCCCCGCGTTTCATCGCGAAGTCGGCGCCTATGCGCGCGAACGCGGGCTCGATGCACTGTACGCGCTCGGTGACGCGAGTCGCGCTGCGTGCACCGCGTTCGGCCCGCACGCTCATCATTTCGATTCAGCCGAGGCACTCGTTTCCGCGCTGCTCCGCCAGGATGCCGTCGCATCGGAGCGCGCCGCCGGTGCGACGATTCTGGTTAAGGGTTCGCGTTTCATGCGCATGGAGCGCGTGGTCCAGGCTCTGACCCTTCCCACTGCAACCGATGCGCCGGCTAAGACCGGCGCGCATTGA
- the ftsW gene encoding putative lipid II flippase FtsW, with protein MSRVQRIAARLAGRRYAVPSDGIGAASAATPARGVGLASAVSGIRPLRSRMRDYDHSLLWATIALLSLGLVMVYSASIALPDSPKYSAYMPYHFLVRHVASLVTGVLGALVAFRIPVKTWDKYAPRLFLVALLLLVVVLIPYLGKGVNGARRWIPLGITNMQPSEIMKLAVTIYAANYTVRKQEYMHQFAKGFLPMALAVGVVGALLLLEPDMGAFMVIAAIAMGVLFLGGVSGRLFGGLALTAIGTFGMLVWASPWRRERIFAYLNPWDDRYAQGKAYQLTHSLIAFGRGEWFGVGLGGSVEKLNYLPEAHTDFILAVIGEELGFVGVVVVILLFYWIVRRAFEIGRQALALDRTFAGLVAKGIGLWVGAQTFINMGVNLGLLPTKGLTLPLVSYGGSGILLNCVALALLMRVDYENRVLMRGGKV; from the coding sequence ATGAGCCGGGTGCAGCGGATCGCAGCAAGGCTCGCTGGGCGCCGCTACGCAGTGCCCAGCGACGGGATCGGCGCCGCCAGTGCGGCCACCCCGGCACGCGGCGTGGGGCTGGCCAGCGCGGTCAGCGGCATCCGCCCGTTGCGCTCGCGCATGCGCGACTATGACCACTCGTTGCTCTGGGCAACGATCGCGCTGTTGTCGCTCGGACTCGTGATGGTGTATTCGGCATCGATCGCGCTGCCCGACTCGCCCAAGTACTCGGCCTATATGCCATACCATTTTCTCGTGCGGCACGTTGCGTCGCTCGTGACCGGTGTGCTCGGCGCGCTGGTGGCGTTTCGCATTCCGGTCAAGACCTGGGACAAGTACGCGCCGCGTCTCTTCCTTGTCGCGTTGCTGTTGCTGGTGGTCGTGCTCATACCGTACCTGGGCAAGGGCGTGAACGGCGCGCGCCGGTGGATTCCACTGGGCATCACAAACATGCAGCCGTCGGAAATCATGAAACTGGCGGTGACGATTTACGCGGCCAACTATACGGTCCGCAAACAAGAGTACATGCACCAGTTCGCGAAGGGCTTCTTGCCGATGGCGCTTGCAGTCGGCGTGGTCGGCGCGCTGCTGCTGCTGGAGCCGGACATGGGGGCGTTCATGGTGATCGCGGCGATCGCGATGGGCGTGTTGTTCCTGGGCGGCGTAAGCGGGCGGCTGTTCGGCGGCCTGGCGCTGACCGCCATTGGCACGTTTGGCATGCTGGTCTGGGCCTCACCGTGGCGTCGCGAGCGCATCTTTGCGTACCTGAATCCGTGGGACGACCGCTATGCGCAAGGCAAGGCGTACCAGCTTACCCATTCGTTAATCGCATTCGGACGCGGCGAGTGGTTTGGGGTCGGTCTGGGCGGCAGCGTCGAGAAGCTCAACTATTTGCCTGAAGCGCACACCGACTTCATTCTCGCAGTGATCGGCGAGGAGCTTGGCTTTGTTGGCGTGGTCGTTGTGATTCTGCTGTTTTATTGGATCGTGCGGCGCGCGTTCGAAATCGGCCGCCAGGCGCTCGCACTGGATCGCACGTTCGCCGGATTGGTCGCGAAAGGCATCGGCCTGTGGGTCGGCGCGCAGACGTTCATTAACATGGGGGTGAACCTCGGTCTGTTGCCGACCAAGGGGTTAACGCTGCCGTTAGTCAGCTACGGCGGCTCCGGCATCCTGCTCAACTGCGTGGCGCTGGCGCTGCTGATGCGCGTCGATTACGAGAACCGGGTGCTGATGCGCGGAGGCAAAGTATGA